The Shewanella sp. NFH-SH190041 genome has a window encoding:
- a CDS encoding AI-2E family transporter: MPTPFKAEPRHWILILALCVAAYACYLLIAPYLGSIVLGFIVSLLFLPVHSRINHAMPRSPNLASFLSCTLLTVIVLIPLLVVAIAIVDQGITFFSSSYHWLTDGGAKELLNHPWVQTGFHFVNKWLPFDTIKPEEFIQKAATMATNISTELVGASTKILGDITGVLVDFSLMLFVLFFFLRDNDKLIDALRHVVPLSRSQEDQIFTEVEQVAKSAVLGSFLTAIAQGIAGGVAMALAGFPGLFWGSIMAFASFIPFVGTALIWLPAALYLALTGDWNWAIFLVAWGVLVVGSIDNFLRPLLMQGDSGMNTLMLFFSLLGGLQLFGLIGLIYGPIIFAVTLVLFRLYEAEFKDFLQQQDNQ; this comes from the coding sequence GTGCCTACACCATTTAAAGCCGAACCCCGGCACTGGATCCTGATCCTGGCACTGTGTGTCGCAGCTTATGCCTGTTATCTGCTAATTGCCCCTTATCTGGGGTCAATCGTACTGGGATTTATTGTGTCATTGCTGTTTTTGCCGGTACACAGCCGGATTAACCATGCCATGCCCCGTAGCCCTAATCTGGCATCATTTTTATCCTGTACCTTACTCACGGTTATTGTATTGATCCCTCTGCTGGTCGTGGCTATTGCTATTGTCGATCAAGGTATTACTTTTTTTAGCTCCAGCTATCACTGGCTGACTGATGGGGGAGCCAAAGAGCTACTCAATCACCCTTGGGTACAAACCGGGTTCCACTTTGTCAATAAGTGGCTGCCCTTTGATACGATAAAACCAGAAGAATTTATACAAAAAGCCGCAACAATGGCGACCAACATCAGCACCGAGTTAGTCGGGGCCAGCACCAAAATTCTCGGGGATATAACCGGAGTATTAGTAGACTTTTCCCTGATGCTATTTGTCCTATTTTTCTTTTTGCGCGATAACGACAAGCTTATCGATGCTCTGCGCCACGTAGTACCGCTGTCCCGCAGTCAGGAAGATCAGATTTTTACTGAAGTGGAACAAGTGGCTAAATCGGCAGTATTAGGATCATTTCTCACCGCAATTGCCCAAGGTATTGCCGGCGGGGTCGCCATGGCATTGGCCGGATTCCCCGGATTATTCTGGGGCTCAATTATGGCCTTTGCTTCCTTTATTCCTTTTGTTGGCACTGCACTTATCTGGTTACCCGCAGCCCTCTACCTCGCGCTTACCGGTGACTGGAACTGGGCAATCTTCTTGGTGGCTTGGGGAGTATTAGTGGTGGGCTCAATTGATAACTTCTTGCGGCCACTATTGATGCAGGGCGATTCGGGCATGAATACCCTAATGCTGTTTTTCTCCCTGCTGGGCGGATTGCAATTATTTGGGTTAATTGGCCTGATTTATGGTCCGATCATTTTTGCTGTGACGCTGGTACTGTTCCGCTTATATGAAGCTGAATTCAAAGATTTCCTACAACAACAGGATAATCAGTAA
- a CDS encoding GNAT family N-acetyltransferase — protein MAVEPTTVHIPASARLCFELMDAEANPQHKQVLFELDQDPEVMRYVTGGKVTSMQMLETKLIPRMRQYRNPALGWGIWKVSDKTSGEYYGWILVRPWAFFTATPEHHNLEMGWRFKRHCWGKGFATEAAQAVALRLAAMPEVTSLCAIAQEDNLPSMRVMAKLGMRFLRRDIVSDPLFEDEQVIYSMPV, from the coding sequence ATGGCAGTTGAACCCACGACAGTGCATATTCCGGCTTCGGCGAGATTGTGTTTTGAGCTGATGGATGCTGAGGCAAACCCACAACATAAACAAGTATTATTCGAGTTGGATCAAGACCCGGAAGTTATGCGTTATGTGACGGGTGGCAAAGTCACCAGCATGCAAATGCTGGAAACCAAATTGATCCCCCGGATGCGGCAATATCGTAACCCGGCATTGGGGTGGGGTATTTGGAAAGTCTCAGACAAAACCAGTGGAGAATATTACGGCTGGATTTTAGTCCGCCCTTGGGCGTTTTTTACCGCTACTCCTGAACATCACAATCTGGAGATGGGATGGCGCTTTAAACGTCACTGCTGGGGAAAAGGTTTTGCAACAGAAGCGGCGCAAGCGGTTGCTCTGCGATTGGCTGCGATGCCGGAGGTAACAAGCCTGTGTGCGATTGCCCAAGAGGATAACTTGCCTTCCATGCGGGTAATGGCCAAGTTAGGCATGCGTTTTTTACGCCGGGATATTGTCAGTGATCCATTATTTGAGGATGAACAGGTAATTTACAGTATGCCGGTTTAG
- the yejK gene encoding nucleoid-associated protein YejK, protein MSIQIEQAIIHEIAQNSDGQLTCRLRPQPLLNGPAVEAMLEELHSTYTSKSGKGFGYFGVPEGDGEANTAFADALAQYRSNATGFVDFSAQAGRLLQDELAKYDFSHGGFLLMASYTALASDYLFVALLNAKSSMTVLDDMELTQVNSLDLSNMQLAARIDLTEWQMDADSHKYISFIRGRAGRKVADFFLDFMGCVTGVDPKAQNKKLMNAVEDFVAGSELTKEERQECREKVFTFCADKFDSGNDIQLKDLADELADSGMDSFYDFAKGGEYELDEEFPADKTTLRQLKKFSGTGGGVSISFDGVHLGERVIYDPVSDTLLIKKVPANLKEQLDRRLKGE, encoded by the coding sequence ATGAGTATTCAGATCGAACAAGCGATTATCCACGAGATCGCCCAAAACAGCGATGGACAGCTGACCTGCCGCCTGCGTCCCCAGCCATTGTTAAACGGCCCCGCCGTTGAAGCCATGCTGGAGGAATTACACAGTACTTACACCAGTAAAAGTGGGAAAGGTTTTGGCTATTTTGGCGTGCCAGAAGGTGATGGCGAAGCGAATACTGCATTTGCTGATGCATTAGCGCAGTATCGCAGTAATGCGACGGGGTTTGTTGATTTTTCAGCTCAAGCGGGCCGTTTGCTGCAAGATGAATTAGCAAAATATGACTTTAGTCATGGTGGCTTTTTGCTGATGGCGAGTTACACCGCATTAGCCAGTGATTATCTGTTTGTTGCGTTGCTCAATGCCAAATCCTCTATGACAGTGTTAGACGATATGGAACTGACGCAAGTCAATTCGCTGGATCTGTCTAATATGCAGTTAGCAGCAAGAATCGATCTAACCGAATGGCAGATGGACGCTGACTCACACAAATATATCTCTTTTATCCGCGGGCGGGCTGGCCGCAAAGTGGCTGATTTCTTCCTTGATTTTATGGGGTGTGTGACAGGGGTTGATCCTAAAGCGCAGAATAAAAAGCTGATGAATGCGGTAGAAGACTTTGTTGCTGGCAGTGAATTAACAAAAGAAGAACGGCAAGAATGTCGGGAAAAAGTCTTTACCTTCTGTGCTGATAAATTTGATAGTGGCAATGATATTCAGCTAAAAGATCTGGCCGATGAACTGGCTGATTCCGGTATGGATTCCTTTTATGATTTTGCCAAGGGTGGTGAATATGAGCTGGATGAAGAGTTTCCAGCGGATAAAACCACATTGCGTCAGTTGAAAAAATTCTCTGGTACTGGTGGCGGGGTGAGTATCAGTTTTGATGGGGTACATTTGGGGGAACGGGTGATTTATGACCCTGTCTCAGATACCTTATTGATTAAAAAGGTGCCAGCTAATTTGAAAGAACAGTTAGATCGTCGTCTGAAAGGGGAATAA
- a CDS encoding YejL family protein, translating to MAIQSKYTNAQVESLIAELLMVLEKHQSPTDLSLMVLGNCVSHLLQTKVGEQSRAQVAQQFAKALEQSVKQ from the coding sequence ATGGCTATCCAATCAAAATACACCAACGCACAAGTTGAATCCCTTATCGCCGAGCTGCTGATGGTACTGGAAAAACACCAGTCGCCAACGGATCTGAGCCTGATGGTATTGGGTAACTGTGTGTCTCATCTGCTGCAAACCAAGGTCGGTGAACAGTCCCGCGCCCAAGTTGCCCAGCAGTTTGCTAAGGCACTGGAACAATCCGTTAAGCAGTAA
- a CDS encoding DUF3413 domain-containing protein, protein MVERQKQMSRDKISRLVNWGHWFAFFNGILAMIIGSRYIESIGYPDTWLSWGYLAISTIGQFSFLAFMVYLVFLFPISTLMPYSKILRGYGATVATVALCILLYDTIVYDDYGMHLSPFAFDLAWADLSALLHGTSYIITPIAILALELTAANFLWKRIEKIQRRNVGPKVVVFVGLCFVASHVIHIWADANDVTQITRFDDSYPLSYPATAKTFMETHGLESHLRHQPKEDIATLHYPKNPLQCHANSKPNVLLITIDSLRYDMVNRDTMPFLTRYAGQNQNFTHHLSGGNHYASGLFSLLYGLQGNYKEAVDFNFTPPLLTQTFKREGYQLRLFISRSDMDKMKPAAMVANFVPVVANDKHSNAAADIQLAQAFDQWQQKQTAPWFAMLDLKSPENYDTPVGFLGVETIKAPDNFMPAQRVLFNQYRQSLNFIDHLLAQTLKQVPDNTVIIITGIKGKAFTSNNVEARQDLSPGNVKVPMIIHWPHGKPQQISYRTSHYGLVPTLMNQVLGCSNAATDYSAGRYLLQPNKQNWTYIGDNKVFAIYQPKEITVINRHGQYYIYDRKYQHRLKKKLSAPELIQVMRESRRLYKE, encoded by the coding sequence ATGGTAGAGCGACAGAAACAGATGAGCCGGGATAAAATTTCCCGCCTGGTGAATTGGGGTCACTGGTTTGCGTTTTTTAACGGCATACTGGCGATGATTATCGGCAGCCGTTATATCGAGAGTATTGGTTATCCCGATACTTGGTTAAGCTGGGGCTATTTGGCCATCAGCACCATAGGCCAATTCAGTTTTCTGGCCTTTATGGTGTACTTGGTATTCCTGTTTCCCATCAGTACCCTGATGCCGTATTCAAAAATACTACGGGGTTATGGCGCCACTGTGGCAACAGTCGCGCTGTGTATCTTACTGTATGACACCATTGTCTATGATGACTATGGTATGCATTTAAGCCCGTTCGCCTTTGATTTAGCATGGGCAGATCTTAGCGCTTTATTACATGGCACATCTTACATTATCACCCCCATCGCAATTTTAGCGCTGGAGCTCACTGCCGCAAACTTTCTTTGGAAGCGGATTGAGAAAATCCAGCGGCGTAATGTTGGGCCTAAAGTCGTGGTGTTTGTTGGCCTGTGTTTTGTCGCCAGCCATGTGATCCATATTTGGGCTGATGCGAATGACGTCACCCAGATCACCCGCTTTGATGACAGTTACCCGTTGTCTTACCCCGCTACAGCTAAAACCTTTATGGAAACCCATGGGCTGGAAAGTCACCTCCGTCATCAGCCCAAAGAGGATATAGCGACCCTGCACTATCCCAAAAACCCGCTGCAGTGCCATGCCAACAGTAAACCCAATGTACTGCTCATTACCATTGATAGCTTACGTTATGACATGGTCAACCGGGATACCATGCCATTTTTGACCCGGTATGCCGGGCAGAATCAGAATTTCACTCACCATCTCAGTGGCGGGAATCACTATGCATCAGGGCTGTTTTCGCTACTGTATGGTTTGCAGGGTAATTACAAAGAAGCGGTGGATTTTAACTTCACACCACCCTTGCTGACGCAAACGTTCAAACGGGAAGGTTATCAACTAAGACTGTTTATCAGCCGCTCTGATATGGACAAAATGAAACCTGCTGCCATGGTGGCTAACTTTGTGCCTGTGGTTGCGAATGATAAACACAGTAATGCGGCAGCAGATATTCAACTTGCGCAAGCCTTTGACCAGTGGCAACAAAAGCAAACTGCCCCTTGGTTTGCTATGTTAGATTTAAAATCACCCGAAAATTATGACACGCCAGTGGGATTCCTTGGCGTCGAAACAATCAAGGCGCCGGATAACTTTATGCCGGCACAACGGGTATTATTCAACCAATATCGTCAGTCACTGAATTTTATTGATCACCTTTTGGCTCAGACGTTAAAACAGGTGCCAGATAATACTGTCATCATTATTACTGGCATTAAAGGCAAAGCATTTACCAGCAATAATGTAGAAGCGAGACAGGATCTGTCTCCTGGTAATGTCAAAGTCCCCATGATTATCCATTGGCCCCATGGTAAACCACAGCAAATCAGCTACCGTACCAGTCATTATGGCTTAGTACCTACCCTGATGAACCAAGTATTAGGCTGTAGTAATGCCGCCACCGACTACAGTGCAGGGCGATATCTGTTACAACCCAATAAGCAAAATTGGACCTATATCGGTGATAACAAGGTATTTGCTATCTATCAGCCCAAAGAGATCACTGTGATTAACCGTCATGGGCAATATTACATCTACGATCGCAAATATCAGCACCGGCTGAAGAAAAAGCTCAGTGCACCGGAATTAATCCAGGTGATGCGTGAAAGCCGCAGACTGTACAAAGAGTGA
- the nadE gene encoding ammonia-dependent NAD(+) synthetase, with amino-acid sequence MKGHILKEMRVLAEIEPEFEIARRVAFIQTKLQQAHCHSLVLGISGGVDSSLAGRLCQLAVDGLNADLTDNPYQFIAVRLPYDVQQDEDEAQLACRFIQPTRQVTVNVRDGVDGVHSQTLSALAEAGATLAQHTNVDFVKGNVKARMRMIAQYEIAGLTGGLVVGTDHSAENITGFYTKWGDGACDLAPLFGLNKRQVRQLAAYLGAPDILVHKAPTADLEEDQPQLADEQALGMTYQQIDDFLEGREVAAEIEAKLIRIYQQTQHKRRAIPTIYD; translated from the coding sequence GTGAAAGGACATATTCTGAAAGAAATGAGAGTGCTGGCTGAGATTGAACCGGAGTTTGAAATAGCACGTCGAGTCGCGTTTATTCAAACCAAATTGCAGCAAGCACACTGTCACAGTTTGGTGCTGGGGATCAGTGGCGGAGTGGATTCCTCATTGGCAGGGCGGTTATGTCAACTGGCCGTGGATGGACTTAATGCTGATTTGACTGATAATCCTTACCAGTTTATTGCTGTACGCTTACCCTACGATGTGCAGCAGGATGAAGATGAGGCGCAGTTGGCTTGTCGCTTTATTCAACCAACTCGGCAAGTGACGGTAAATGTCCGTGACGGTGTAGACGGGGTTCATTCACAAACATTATCCGCTCTGGCTGAGGCTGGAGCCACATTAGCACAACACACTAATGTGGATTTTGTAAAAGGTAATGTGAAAGCCAGAATGCGCATGATTGCGCAATATGAAATTGCCGGTCTGACCGGGGGGCTGGTTGTTGGCACAGATCATAGTGCAGAAAATATCACGGGTTTTTATACCAAGTGGGGTGATGGCGCCTGCGATTTAGCCCCATTATTTGGTTTGAACAAGCGTCAAGTTCGGCAATTAGCCGCTTACCTTGGTGCGCCTGATATTTTGGTGCATAAAGCCCCTACGGCAGATTTGGAAGAAGATCAGCCACAACTAGCTGATGAACAAGCCTTAGGCATGACTTATCAGCAAATTGATGACTTTCTTGAAGGTCGTGAGGTGGCTGCAGAAATCGAAGCCAAACTGATCCGGATTTATCAGCAAACACAGCACAAACGCCGTGCTATTCCTACTATTTACGATTAA
- the aat gene encoding leucyl/phenylalanyl-tRNA--protein transferase, whose product MNSLPFLNPANTLFPPPEQALTDPNGLLAIGGDLSAPRLLSAYYNGIFPWFNDDDPILWWSPDPRAVFSPQAIHISHSLKKTLKKQPWRFTINHAFTEVITACAAPRAKQAGTWITDTIQTAYQALHQLKRAHSLEVWQDNELIGGLYGINVGGVFCGESMFHRRNNASKAAMAALGHHLHQYQYQLIDAQLMNPYLVSLGAKPLSRRDFLHRLHQLRDLKLDTQCWQPQEINIDLHK is encoded by the coding sequence GTGAACTCCCTGCCTTTTCTTAATCCTGCTAACACACTTTTTCCGCCCCCTGAGCAGGCGTTAACAGATCCCAACGGCCTACTTGCTATCGGTGGCGATCTCAGTGCCCCCAGATTATTGTCTGCCTATTACAATGGTATCTTCCCCTGGTTTAATGACGATGATCCCATTTTATGGTGGTCACCCGACCCTAGAGCCGTTTTTTCACCCCAAGCAATACATATCAGTCATAGTCTGAAAAAAACACTGAAAAAACAGCCTTGGCGTTTTACCATCAACCATGCATTTACTGAGGTGATCACCGCTTGTGCCGCTCCCAGAGCCAAGCAAGCTGGAACCTGGATTACCGATACGATTCAAACGGCCTACCAAGCATTACATCAGCTAAAGCGGGCCCACTCATTGGAAGTGTGGCAGGACAATGAACTTATTGGCGGCTTATATGGTATTAATGTTGGTGGCGTTTTTTGTGGTGAGTCCATGTTTCACCGCCGCAACAATGCTTCCAAAGCAGCCATGGCTGCGTTAGGACATCATCTGCACCAATATCAATATCAGTTGATTGACGCTCAGTTGATGAATCCTTATCTGGTCTCTTTAGGGGCAAAGCCTTTATCCCGGCGAGATTTTTTACATAGATTGCATCAACTAAGGGATCTCAAGCTTGATACACAATGTTGGCAGCCACAGGAGATCAACATTGACTTGCACAAATAA
- a CDS encoding arginyltransferase: MTCTNKSLRVGLTPPSQCPYLPQQQEQLLVIQDELDAESYAQLLAQGFRRSGDIVYRPHCRDCQACMPLRIPIMSFTASSQQRRTLNKNRSLHWQVTNQQQAQHYALYEKYICQRHADGDMYPPSPAQFEQFLSCCWHQPHFLELYRDTTLIAVAVTDVLPDSLSAVYTYFDPDEEKRSLGTLMVLLQQQVAKQQHKAYLYLGFQIDDNHKMSYKRRFRPYQILTNSGWHTGTNIKPAKN, from the coding sequence TTGACTTGCACAAATAAATCTCTACGGGTGGGTCTTACGCCCCCCAGCCAATGCCCTTATCTCCCCCAGCAGCAAGAGCAACTTTTGGTGATCCAAGATGAACTGGATGCTGAGAGTTATGCACAACTACTGGCTCAGGGATTTCGCCGTAGCGGCGATATCGTATATCGCCCTCATTGCCGTGACTGTCAGGCCTGTATGCCGCTGCGGATCCCAATAATGAGCTTTACAGCCTCAAGTCAGCAGCGCCGCACCCTGAATAAAAATCGGTCTTTACACTGGCAAGTCACTAATCAGCAGCAAGCGCAGCATTATGCGCTGTATGAAAAATATATCTGTCAGCGCCATGCTGATGGCGATATGTATCCCCCCAGCCCGGCACAGTTTGAACAATTTCTATCCTGCTGCTGGCACCAGCCACACTTTTTGGAACTCTACCGCGATACAACCCTTATTGCGGTTGCTGTCACAGATGTACTACCGGATAGCTTATCTGCGGTATATACCTATTTTGATCCTGATGAAGAAAAGCGCTCACTGGGTACACTGATGGTGCTACTCCAGCAACAAGTGGCAAAACAGCAACATAAAGCTTATCTTTATCTAGGTTTTCAAATTGATGACAACCATAAAATGTCATATAAGCGTCGGTTTCGCCCTTATCAGATATTGACAAACTCAGGGTGGCATACTGGTACTAACATTAAGCCGGCAAAAAATTAG
- the infA gene encoding translation initiation factor IF-1: MAKEDNIEMQGTILETLPNTMFRVELENGHVVIAHISGKMRKNYIRILTGDKVTVQLTPYDLSKGRIVFRAR; this comes from the coding sequence ATGGCGAAAGAAGACAACATTGAGATGCAAGGCACCATTCTGGAAACCTTGCCTAACACAATGTTCCGTGTAGAGCTGGAAAATGGGCACGTTGTGATTGCTCACATCTCCGGCAAAATGCGTAAAAACTACATCCGTATTCTGACCGGTGACAAAGTAACCGTTCAGTTGACTCCTTACGACTTGAGCAAAGGTCGTATCGTCTTCCGCGCGCGTTAA
- the clpA gene encoding ATP-dependent Clp protease ATP-binding subunit ClpA — translation MLNKDLEVTLNLAFQQARDARHEYMTVEHLLLALIDNPAAQDALVACGADLDRLRDDVASFIHQTTPILPEQEDGRETQPTLGFQRVLQRAVFHVQSSGRQEVSGANVLVAIFSEQESQAVYLLRRCDITRLDVVNYISHGFSKAEDENPPIEQEREEETAELVEERSMLSQFAANLNEQVVLGNIDPLIGRDEEVERAIQILCRRRKNNPLLVGEAGVGKTAIAEGLAYRIVNEQVPDVMAETTVYSLDMGSLLAGTKYRGDFEKRFKSLLKELAEDEHSILFIDEIHTIIGAGAASGGVMDASNLLKPLLSSGKLRCMGSTTFQEYQSIFEKDRALARRFQKVDINEPSVAETTKILQGLKSKYEDFHGVRYTLAALSSAASLSAKHINDRQLPDKAIDVIDEAGARMAMQPASRRKKTIGQNEIEAIIARIARIPEKSVSATEKDTLKNLERNLKMVVFGQDRAIEALSAAICLSRSGLGIEHKPVGSFLFAGPTGVGKTEVTNQLAACMGMKLIRFDMSEYMESHTVSRLIGAPPGYVGYDQGGLLTDAVIKHPHCIVLLDEIEKAHPDVYNLLLQVMDHGTLTDNNGRKADFRNVTLVMTTNAGVQETVRKSIGFQQQDHSEDAMSEINRVFSPEFRNRLDSIIWFNHLDMTVIAKVVDKFLVELQAQLDSKGVTLDVTDEARTLLAEKGYDKAMGARPMARVVTDLIKRPLADEILFGELESGGTAKVDVAKGEIVITTLAESTLA, via the coding sequence ATGCTGAACAAAGATCTTGAAGTCACCTTGAACCTGGCTTTTCAGCAGGCCAGGGACGCCCGCCATGAGTATATGACGGTAGAACATCTGTTATTGGCATTGATTGATAACCCGGCGGCGCAGGATGCATTGGTCGCCTGTGGGGCCGATTTAGATCGGTTGCGGGACGACGTTGCCAGTTTCATTCACCAGACAACCCCCATTTTGCCTGAACAGGAAGATGGCCGCGAAACCCAGCCTACGTTAGGTTTTCAGCGGGTATTACAGCGCGCAGTGTTCCACGTACAGTCTTCTGGTCGTCAGGAGGTGTCTGGTGCCAATGTGCTGGTGGCGATTTTCAGTGAGCAGGAATCCCAAGCGGTTTACCTGTTGCGCCGTTGTGACATTACCCGCCTGGATGTGGTCAATTATATCTCCCATGGCTTCAGCAAGGCTGAAGACGAAAATCCGCCTATTGAGCAGGAACGGGAAGAAGAGACTGCCGAGTTGGTTGAAGAGCGCAGCATGCTGTCGCAGTTTGCAGCCAATTTAAATGAACAGGTGGTATTGGGCAATATTGATCCCCTAATTGGCCGTGATGAAGAAGTCGAACGGGCAATTCAAATTCTCTGCCGGCGCCGGAAAAATAACCCGCTGCTGGTGGGTGAAGCTGGGGTAGGTAAAACCGCTATTGCAGAAGGACTAGCTTATCGCATCGTCAATGAACAAGTGCCTGATGTGATGGCAGAGACCACGGTTTATTCTCTTGATATGGGCTCGTTACTGGCGGGCACTAAATACCGTGGCGATTTTGAGAAGCGGTTTAAGAGTTTACTTAAGGAACTGGCAGAGGATGAGCACAGTATCCTGTTTATCGATGAAATTCATACCATCATAGGTGCTGGTGCGGCGTCTGGTGGGGTGATGGATGCATCTAATTTGCTTAAGCCACTGTTATCCAGCGGTAAACTACGTTGTATGGGGTCGACCACTTTTCAGGAATATCAAAGTATTTTTGAAAAAGACCGCGCGCTGGCTCGTCGTTTCCAGAAAGTGGATATTAATGAGCCCAGCGTGGCAGAAACCACCAAGATCCTGCAGGGATTAAAGAGCAAATACGAAGATTTCCACGGTGTTCGCTATACCTTAGCTGCGCTGTCCAGTGCCGCCAGTTTATCCGCCAAACACATTAATGACCGTCAGCTACCGGATAAAGCTATTGATGTTATCGATGAAGCGGGAGCCAGAATGGCCATGCAGCCGGCCAGCCGTCGTAAAAAGACCATAGGTCAGAATGAAATCGAAGCCATTATTGCCCGTATTGCCCGTATTCCAGAGAAAAGTGTCTCAGCAACAGAAAAAGACACACTGAAAAATCTGGAACGTAACCTGAAGATGGTGGTGTTTGGCCAGGATAGAGCCATTGAAGCACTCAGCGCTGCAATTTGCCTGTCGCGCAGTGGCCTTGGAATTGAACACAAGCCAGTTGGTAGCTTCCTGTTTGCAGGCCCAACCGGGGTTGGTAAAACTGAGGTGACTAATCAATTGGCTGCCTGTATGGGGATGAAGCTTATTCGGTTTGATATGTCCGAATATATGGAAAGTCATACGGTTTCTCGCTTGATTGGTGCGCCACCAGGATATGTTGGTTACGATCAGGGCGGATTACTGACCGATGCGGTGATTAAACATCCACACTGCATAGTGCTGCTAGATGAGATCGAAAAGGCTCATCCAGATGTTTATAACCTGTTATTGCAGGTAATGGATCACGGCACTTTAACGGATAATAACGGCCGCAAAGCGGATTTTCGCAATGTCACTTTGGTTATGACAACCAATGCGGGTGTGCAGGAAACGGTGCGAAAATCCATCGGTTTCCAACAACAGGATCACAGTGAAGATGCGATGTCGGAAATTAACCGGGTATTCTCGCCTGAGTTCCGCAACCGCTTAGATTCTATTATCTGGTTCAATCACTTGGATATGACTGTGATTGCTAAGGTCGTGGATAAGTTCTTGGTTGAACTTCAAGCCCAGTTAGACAGTAAAGGTGTCACGCTAGACGTGACCGATGAAGCCCGTACCCTGCTAGCAGAGAAAGGATATGATAAAGCGATGGGTGCCCGCCCGATGGCGCGTGTGGTCACAGATTTAATCAAGCGGCCGTTGGCAGATGAAATCCTGTTTGGCGAGCTTGAGTCCGGTGGTACCGCCAAGGTAGATGTCGCAAAAGGTGAAATCGTTATCACGACCTTGGCTGAATCAACCTTAGCTTAA
- the clpS gene encoding ATP-dependent Clp protease adapter ClpS — translation MGKTGNIERVRARVEAELMPPPMYKVILNNDDYTPMDFVVDVLQMFFRMDEQQATEIMLTIHHQGKAVCGVFPFGIAETKVIQVNQFARENQHPLLCSLEKA, via the coding sequence ATGGGTAAAACAGGAAATATTGAACGGGTTAGAGCGCGGGTTGAAGCAGAATTAATGCCGCCGCCTATGTATAAAGTCATACTTAATAATGATGACTATACCCCGATGGATTTTGTGGTTGATGTTTTACAGATGTTCTTCAGGATGGATGAGCAGCAGGCAACAGAAATTATGCTGACCATACATCATCAGGGTAAAGCTGTTTGTGGCGTATTCCCGTTTGGGATAGCAGAAACCAAAGTGATACAGGTAAATCAATTTGCAAGGGAAAACCAACATCCATTACTGTGTTCATTGGAGAAAGCGTGA
- the cspD gene encoding cold shock domain-containing protein CspD translates to MASGTVKWFNNAKGFGFICPDEGGEDVFAHYSTIEMEGYRTLKAGQPVQFEVEQGPKGMHASAISPVK, encoded by the coding sequence ATGGCAAGCGGAACTGTTAAATGGTTCAACAACGCCAAAGGATTCGGGTTTATCTGCCCTGATGAAGGTGGTGAGGATGTCTTTGCGCACTATTCTACAATTGAAATGGAAGGCTATCGAACTCTTAAAGCAGGCCAACCAGTGCAATTTGAAGTGGAACAAGGGCCCAAGGGCATGCATGCATCAGCAATCTCTCCGGTCAAATAA